tactatttactattttttttaaattttggagGGACACCATGGCCACCTTAGGCCCCCCTAGATCCACCACTGTATACACAGATTGAAATAGAAATATATGTATTGAAATTTAGAAATATAAATTCTATTATATCTTTCTAAACAAACCTAAACAACTCTACACTAATAGCACGTGCCATGTCGTATTTTTCAAGATTTATATTTAGGAACATATAGAATTTTAACAATAATACACGGATAATTGAAATAGTTTATATACGGGTTTTtcaagttattattattattattattattattattattggataatgaataagaattagaattatatcaatattttaaaattaatataattaaaataactaaaaatatttaaaatcaatGTGCGTTATTAATATCATAAGATTTGATCATTTTATGATTAGAATCAAATATTCTTATCATGATTAGACCAGTGCCATTATCATATCattatcatatattattattattattattattattattattattattattattattattaaaatgattaaatatatttttaattgataattaataactagtttaataatgcattaaatattgatttgatataataaaaattggCAGAAATTTAGTTGGTAACGTAGCGAAATTGTTCTAATTAACATGTAGTCTACTTGTTTCTTAAATAATCTTTTTCCACTACACCATATTCGGCAAATAGCAGCggttatttatattaaatatacttatttttgaaagtattaattatatattaaccAAAAACTTTTGACTACCTATCATTCTTGTTAGAAGGTATAATGAATGCTACAACGGAGCCTTCCGAGACTAAATTAAAGCTGATAAGACTATATACAAGTAATAAGAAAAGGTAGTTACCAGTCAACTTCATGTTGGAGTAGTTCAGTATAAACCCATGCATGCATGTTGCATAATCATTTGTATATATACAATATTTATACTTATATCCTATATAATTTAATGATGTATTTATAATGGATCAAGTTTCTATCCTTGATCAATTCATGTTATGTTAACAATGCAAGAGTGAAGGAAATACGTACTATATCTAGAATACTCATCAAACAATCAATAAGTCTTGAAGAAAAGTCAAAATATCTCTATCATATACCTCCATTTCTccattctctttctttttctcccacTTCCAACTTTTCTAGAAGAACTACTGTTGATTATTTAATGAATTCTagttgtatataaataatactGCCTTAGTACTTAATTCCCACAATTAACTTTTTATGTTTATATTACTATAATTTAGGTTTAATTTGTATAGTTGCTGAATTCATATACATGTTTCTGATTGGAGATTAAATTATCCTTCTGTTTCGGCCTGGCACTCGGGTTTCCAAAACTGGCCAAACGATAGCCTGATTCCTAGGCCCAAGTACTCCGTATGTTCCAAATTAGGCCAAAAAATCAAAGATCGGTAACtaatattcaaatttaaataattctCTTATCTTAgctaataaaaaaagataaaataacaatacAAACTATATAAAGGGACATTATACATTCATAATTCTTATTTATATCTGTTAGATTCATTTTGATTTGAACGTCGGAGTATCTTTGTAGGTACCATTCATGCTATTCAAAGGTCTAATCGTGTCATCATCAAGGCCGACGAGTCCCAGTCCTCCCATCAACATGTATAACGAAGTCTTATACACCTTccatttaaatctttttcaaacttcaTTTAGTTGGGTGTTCATTGATAAGAGATTCATATAGTATGTATGGGATCTTAGGTTGAAACCTattaataaaacaaataaataaataagcatAAGATTAATAGCTGGCGCCTGTAGCTCAGTGGATAGAGCGTCTGTTTCCTAAGCAGAAGGTCGTAGGTTCGACCCCTACCTGGCGCgcattctttcttattttttttttctgctcaAAAACTTTTCTATAAACTGAAGAAACTCCCATCATCAAATGGTTATTCATTAGATTAGATATTTTCATATGTAGGGCAAGGAGATATCGAAGAAGACTATTATATTATCAATACCAATTTTAATTCTTAACAAGTACATACAGTTTTTTTATGCACTCGAAAATTACATTGTATATATCCTAAACTtgactaaaaaaagaaaaaaaaaaaaaaagaaacgtATGAATTTTGCTATCTAAAagcaatatatttttttattgatttgtgCTACAAATAAAATAGAAGTTCACCAACTGCCACAAATAAAACAAGCTGGGTCCTTCTCCATTGTCTACCACGAATGCCATCTTAAGTCCCCAGGTTGTGTGTACTTCCAAGTGGCAATGAAGGAACCAAACCCCTTCAAAATTCACACAATATTGTATCCAACAACAATTAATTAGCCAAAACAATCTAAATAGACCTAGCTaccatgttgattatatttttgAGTGTTTAATTTGTACACTGTTAAGTGTCACTTGAAAATgcataataaattaaactatttcATCTCAGTTGCACAACTATAAACTAAGCATAACAATGTAAcggtttcaatttttttcatttattaaaTTGTGGGATAATTGAcctttttctaaaaaaatggTTTAGAAATGAGCCAAACAATTAGATGTGGCAATGCATTCGATAGAATAAGGTTTAAACTCAATTTAACTTGAACCCACTCTAAATCTCTCAATCTGATTTTATCCAACTTGATTCATAAAACAAATTTATTTTCACTAAGAcacaatatttaatttttttatattttatcatatctttatTTATGTACTAATAACAAATTAAGTTATTAGTTTGATAGCACTAAATATTTCTATAAAAGATTAGAATTTTGGTTTAATTATCTGATTGTTTgttatatgtatatttattttatcaacatacacattatatattaaaagtgTGAATTGGACAAATAAAATTGGTCTAACACCCAAACCGACCCTATCTTACTCGTTGCGGATGTAATTGCCAAATTCTGCAAAAATACtgtttgtacactaaaattaggaaaaaatgagaaaaagagaaagtaaattgttGGTACCTGGATTATCTGCCCTGAATCTTATTGCAGCCCATCCAGCATTTGGTACCCCAATTGTGTTCCTCTCAACAGGGTCAACAAGATTAAAGGTCAAGGGATCCTTCTCCGGGTCAAAGTTCCCTAGCCCTTGTGCAACAACAAAGAAATTGTAGCCATGCAAATGAAAGGGATGGTTCTCAGGTGCTATCATTGCAGTTCCTTGTAGCACAAGCTGAACACTTGAATTGAATTTCACCCTATACAATTTTGTTCCATTGTTGCTCTGAAGATTAGTTGGTTGAACCCCAGTATAATCAAAAACCATAGGTGGTCTTGGTGGAAAATCCTCAGTGAAAACACCAGGGATGTTATAGTAATTTGCTTCAAGGAGTGAAGTTGTTGGCATCACAAATGTAATATTGTTAATTGCAGATGCAATCCTTATCCCCTGAAGGCATGTATCACAAGGGTTAACCCCAACGGTTATTGCAAAGAAAAGGTCATGGTCTATGGTTAATGGAACTCTTGCAGGGTAGGTGTTTGTGTTAATGCTTCTTAGAGAATCAATGAATCTGAATGTTACTTCAGTTGCATTCACAGCTGGAATAGTGCTTAACATTGTTTTGGAGTATGGCGGTGTCCCTTTGTAGCGAAGCGTCGCCGTCGCCGTCAAGTTGTCGAAGCCAATTGGTGCATCCATGAATGGTGTTATTGCAATTAAGTACTTTCCAACAGGTTGGTTTGCGGTTAAAAGGACATTGGTGGTTTGGCCTGGACTCAAGAATATTGTGTCAATCTCAAAGGGCTTAACATAGGATGCATCTGCTTCAACCACTGTTAATTTATGGCCAGCAATTTTGAAGAACAGTTCATCATTCAAAGCTGCATTCACTATGCGGAGTAGATAGGACTTGCCACTTTCAACATGCAGAGTATATCCTGCAAATTAAAGGTTGGTAATAATATTTTAGTGATGATTATTCAATTTTCAAATGTTATTATAACTTTGGAGCAATAATGTTAGAAGTCCATAACATACACTTTGatgattatataaaaaatttacaacCATGTTACATGTATATCTCTACATCAAAATCAGTCATCAgtataaaatatcaaaatacaaaatacacattaaaaattaaattaaactacatatatatttatacataaatatataatagctgattttttatgtacacatactatttttttaaaaaaattatattgatgaTTCATAAAAAACTTGTAAAATAAATCCTAATTCATATATACCCTGGAAAATGCAACCGGCAACTGGTCCTGGATGGCCATTGATGGTGTGTGCATCTGATATGTTTGGTGGCCCACCGGATTTTGTGGCCTCATCAACCACTGCTTCGACATCCGACTTCCACCATTCACCTACACTCCACAAAAAAGTATACAGTATAAAAAATATCGATAAGATAATTTAATACAAAGTAGCATAATACACAAGTTTTGGAgtcaaatgaaaaaaaaaataaaagttaccTAAAACAATTATCTTTTCATCGTCAGGTTTAGGAAATGGATAGGGAATGCCCCTTTTAGGCAAAATGACAATAGCACCATGCACTGTAGCCCTTAGCCAAGTGATATGTGCATGCCACCAAAGTGTTCCTCTTTGATCTGTGATGGTAAAGTTGTAAATATAGCTCTGCCCTGGCTGAATTGGACATTGTGTTACATATGCTGGTCCATCATACCAACCACTTCGAAACTGTTTGATTCCATGCCTATATCGTAAGTCCAAAAATAAATCATCTAGTCAAATTTTCTCTccttttcttattattttattttcatcatATCACTATACAAGTTTTCTGAGTTCCTTGCAATTTGTGTAGTAATCTCTCACCAGTGGAGTGTAACATTGTAGGGAACATGATTTGTGACCCTTACAATGACAGTGTCATCCTCCCTTGCATGGATAGTTGGCCCCGGGAATTGTCCATTGACTGTCACAAATGATTTTGTTGAGCAAAGCTTTGTTGTGTTCTTCAACACCACCTGTCATCACCAACATAAATTCTTTGCTTTAAAGACATCAAGATTCCTAGACACAAATGTGTCTCCATTTATCTTTACCTTTTCAACGGAGAATCTTAGTAATATACATACCTACCCTATATTACATTACGTGTACACTAAAAATCAATCAGCAAACAAGTCAGTCACtcgtaaaaaatatatattagaatataaaatatatattgaaaacgAGTTAAATACATATACAAATACATAATTgatttagtgactaattttttatgtatatataatactTTTTAGGAATAATTTATGATATTATGTCAACATAATAATATGATTTTGATTTGTATTCACTTTGGTTGCTCAATTAGGTGCTGTCATacaagaaaaatcaaaatcagttaactttaataattattatctcaaaagatatttttatttacatgGTAATGGTAATACATGATTAGATATTTAATGTAACAAAATTATATGACACTATATATAAACttcaataatatttaaataccTTTGATATTTGAAGTTAATTTTTATCTCAAGTCACTTATCATGAGGcaacaaattaaaattgagCATGGAAAATGTGTTCATACTAATTGGGTGCAAATTAAACAAGTAGGGAAAAATATACAGTTAACtttagtatttattattatcttaaaaaGATATCACTTTTAGTTAAGTAGatgtcaataaaaaaatactatcgATGTAAGTGTATAGATACTAAACTTCAAAAGCCATGCATTTGAAGTTAATTTTTCTTCTCATGCATGCCATTTGTTATGAGGCTACAAGGCATGGGAAAACAAACTTACACTAAACTTGTAATGACGAACCAATGAGTGAACAAACGATGGAAAAAAAAGAGACGCCATAAACATTATTGCTAGAAGGCGTGGCTCcattttcttcatcatcattACCACCATTCACCAATTAACTTTTCTATGTGCTCAAATTCTTCTAATAACACTTATATTATAGTCTCTCATTtatgaattaattaaaaatatgacCAGGTACCTTagcatatatataatagaaCAATGTTTTTGATGCCATGTCATTTTACAAAAAGTAGGTGAGACTATAAATAATGCCGGCCACatgtattataattttattaaccAAGCTTTCTTGCATACTACACAATGGAGCCCTCACCATGATGTGTATTCATTTGTGCAATTTTCAGCTGACATAAAGCTTCTTATGAATTGAAAAATACTTCCCAGCtgaaaatatatatacttttttattttttattatttttctcattaGTTAGTGCCATTTgcatggtttttttttttccttaccTCCAAATCACCTCTTTTTTGTATGTATTATTGGAAACTTATTAAGCTCTTCCAGAAGATTTACATATATATTGTTAATTATTACAGTGCTGGATTAAAGCTGTTTTGACAATGATCATTTCAAATTTAGTGAGAGGCCAGCAAATAAATGTCAATAGCAATGGAATTTTGTTGTTGAGATATGGTTTTCAGTTCATGCACTACTTCATGACCTTTTGTGGATAGCTTGTTCCTTTTAACTGCATATACAGCAACATATCAAATTTTCTCATTGCCCAGTTGTAGTGCACTCAAAATTCTTtgatttctattttttgttGGCTATTATTCCTTTTTACCACCATAATGACACAAATAATAATCCTTCAGGAATCAatatgaaaatatattatttaatatttgtgaataagttttattttttaattattttgttatataataaatttgattattctaatagctgattattttcttaaaaaaatatgtaaaataatatatataaatgtaCATAAATACATAACAATTAGTTTTTGTGTTTACGaagatctttttattttttattttttttgggtaATCATAGAGTagacaatatttaaaaattatcaaTTTCATAGAAGTAAATTTAATAAgtaattttatgtaaaaatactaattaccttataatttttgttttacttAAAAACAACCTACCTTACAACACATATAGATGAAAATGAACAACTTCGGATTGAAAGTAAAATATAATAGACGTATATCCCAACATATTATCCGTTTGTTCATTGTTTCTTTTTATgtaattaagtaaaataaattaaaaaattaggtGTCCAAGTCTTTTGAGTAACCAAattatttaaaagtaaaaatttattgctgcttcttctttttttttttacatttattCTTCCTTCTTCAATGTCGTTGTCGTCGTCACTGCTGCCACTGCTAGTCGTCATCTTCGTTGTCATTACtgttgtcttcttcttcttgatgttattatttaatttttttttcttcatcatcctctcttattattattatcttattattattatcaccGTCCTCATcgttttcatcatcttcttctcttataaatgtttaaaaaactataacacataaattttgatacacaacaaatcaattttaatgtataacacataaattttagTATACAGCAGAAAAATTTGTTAAGGACCACGTACCGAAAACATTGACCTTGAACCTTTATAGTAAATAACACAAAAATCTTGTTGCATagcataaaattttttatgtgcTAACATACAAATTTTTGAAGGATTACATATTTAGAACATTGTTTCATCtaactaacaaaatatatttgtaGTAAAAATTTGTGCTATGTACAAAAATTTATGTGCTATGTGTAAAAATATATGCTATgagtaaaaatatatatactatatcAATGAGTTTGTGTTATGTgtaaaattttatgtattatgtTTCAAAAATTTGTGTGCTATATCAATAAGTTTTTATGTTCtccaataaaaattattatgctACAGAAAGCGCGCGAGAAACAAAATAGCAACGTATGCGCGCATTTTTTTTTGCTGGATTTTAcacaaatttaattaaactttattacaaaaaaaactTGTACGGTAACATCACTCAAATAAATTATACAACTAAGCAAATAAGAAATTCCAGAGAAGACCGAATACAAAATACATggatatatttaaaaaaaaaaaaacaaaaaaagatgaTTTTATTTCGGAGGTGGCATCCACAACCCCTTTGAATGATATAAGAGGAGCCGCCTCTAAATGATACATGAAAACTAGGTTTACTTTAACTCTACTACCCAAACTTAGACTCAATAATGCCattgatgtttttttttattccttttattttaaaGAACTAGTATTCACCTAATTTGCAATCAAGGTAAGGGTTAATCGACATGAAATTAGACAATTATGCATAAACAACATTATGCGTAgcaaaataataaaaggaaaaagaattttGCACGTACACTCATAAAAGATAGACACTAAACACCTAAGAGAGAAGAGCGAAGAAGCAAGATATAAAATATAAGTGTGGCCCATATGTGTTCATGAGTATGTAGGATTTTGTTGGTTGTGGAAAATTGGAGTTTTAAATAATATTCCTCATAACAAAATTCTATAcctaaatatttaaaattaaggaTCCAATGTCTCATATATAAACATATAGCACATTATGATAATAGTGTTATCTTATATCACACATAAGACATGAACttagtaaaataataattatataatgtTTACTCCAAGTTTcaaaatattataaactaaacaCCAATTATTTGAAGGATAATCACAGAGAATCCCACCAAAATATACATTTGGCCAAGTTCTAAAAATTCAATTTGATCCAATCAACTTCTGACCATGAGTGCTCCTAGTTAGATTATTAAGCCATGAAAGAgatgtgaaaataaaaaattaatcacaaaagatagggaaagaaaaaaaaacgaaaaaaagcaAGAGTACAAATGTAACTTCTCCACTCACCTAATAAGGTATATCTTTGTCAATGTGGTTTTTATGAATCTTTGTCAAAGAGATGCTGCTTTTACACTTCACTGAAAAATTATATTCCGAAATTCCAACATATTTTTGGTATTGTACAATGAAGTTAATTAAGTTCTTCAAATCACCATCACTTTCCAACACTTAGTTGGAATTGAACTATTGAAAGAGTTTGACATCATACGTAAATATATGTTTACTATTATCATTCTCATGGTATTACATATTTGGTAAGTAGACAATAACTTTtgtaaataatatgaataatggGTTCTAAAATTGATTTagtaaagtaaaaaaaatactcCACCTCCAAATTACTTCTTAAACCTTAATATTAGGATAACTATCTGCACATTTAGTAAATTAAATATCCAGTAATTATTAATTGTACATgagtaaatcaaataaaaaaaataatcatccaattaaaaataatgaatataATCATCTACATACCTATTGAATTAAACATTCGATATATttattgttcacattgtttaatattctcattgtctacctatacttttcctacATGAATTTGGCAATGGAAGGAGAATATATACGTATGGTTAAGGATTATAATTGTTTTTTTTAAGTTAGAAGTGAGACTTGAATTCGTAACTTTTTGTTGAATTGAAATGTGaacttttacatttttttttttaaattgttaaaAACACTCTGACCCAAAAAGGAGAAGTACAAATTATGTGACCCGTTGTTAGACCCTCTTTGGCGTTGTCATCAAGAATCAACGATTGGCCACTCAGTTACAACCAAAAAATTCAAACAACAATTAGGAgccaaacataaataaacaaaatattaacAACAAACAATTTTTTCCGTATGTCTCTCTATTCATGTTGTTCTTGTTTTGCTCAATTCAAACCTTGTTAATGCACCCATTTTGTCCATACCTCTGCTTCTATTAATGCTATATTTGTCCATTCTGCTTTGAATTTAAAGTCTTTGTCACATCGAAACTCCACAGTCCACACTCATATTTTGAACTCATTGTTTCATGTTCATTATTTTGTTTCTTAAATACCTTTGCTCTCATCCTACTTCTTTTTTACCTTTTATCCACTCCACTATATCCATATTATTAGTCACCAACTTGATGTCCTCTTCTTTGATTTTCACTTCTTCCAGCAAGAATTGTAGCACTATGTCTATTTGTATACCACACCTATTAATTAAACTTTCTTGTACCATCCTACACATACAGCACCTCAATTTTTCTTCACCCACGTCTAGATATATATCCTCCACCATGTACTTGTTTACATCACTCCTATACAACACACAACCACCAAATAAATGTAATATCAATTATCCTTACTGCCATCTTCACTCACAAACTtctctttatattatttttcttctacaCACCATTGATTAACCAGATCTTTAATCTGTTCCCAAGCATTTTTTTTCAATGAATTATTTTGCTTTCAAAGATAATTATATTTCTACATCTCCAAATTGATCATACAGTGACAAAGTAAAGAATAaaccacttttttttttcatgatgTGAACTTGTACGTTAGTAGGTATAATTAAAGATATCGTTATTTTCTATTGaatcaatattttaaaattagtttttaattttttaaacacaaattgTCAGAAAATCATCAGCAGATAATGACAGTTACTAAACACACCATTGATTATCCGCCACTATATTCCGTTTTTGTGGTAGCGTTCATATCCAACCAATATAATCATCCTGGCCAGTAATCTCATGTTAAAAttgcatatatttctttttatctatatttttattttgcacATATTCAccacttttatttttgtaatgtTTAATTTGGTAATGATCAAAGAACCTACTTGATTTACCATCTTAAGTAAATATTGCACTCGAATCTCCTAGAAATTAGTTGTGCATATCCAATTAGTTAAACCCAAACCGAAAATGATAGAAGGCCCTTATAGGTGTACCATTAATAAATATTGTTTTGGCACAATAATAATCACACTAGAACATGATTAGTAACCATTATATATCACCCTCCAAAGGATCTAACATCAAAATTTTCCCACCTCACCCCAACAACAAAGTAATTGAACCATCACCATATTTTTATTTCATCATTAACGGCCATTACTACTGCAAGTGATTCTTGTCCTACAAAGAATTTGaattattctctctctctctctctctctctctcatacTAATAGGTTTTTTTTTAGTCTAAGACTTATAtgtcttttttttattggttaAAAACTTATGctataaatatctaattttagTTAAAATGTTATGTATCTTTATAAAAGATGCTCAAGAACctatttgttattttctttaaattaaatatttcttGTTACTCAATTCATATTGTAATTCCAATAAATATGTTGATGAACAAAggtgaaaattaaaagaatgaaATTATTATTTACTTTATGTGTTTGCTAGACACTTCTTCTTGATGCAGCTTCTATAGCACCCTCAATCCTATTAATGCAAGATTTATAAACAAATCCAAGATAATCAACTATGCTATCCTCGGATGCATCTTCTACAGGGTTTATCTCAAAAGACCAATTAATAAGAGTTGAATTATCCCTATATTCAACTAATCTTAGTGAATTAATAGATCCATCTAACCCTACATTGCATGCTTCCATTCTATAAACATAGCTATGTGTTGAAGAATCCATTGAAACCAATTTTTCCTTGATCCATGACCTATCTCCATCTTGTTGAGGAAACATGAAGCCAGAGACTAACCTAACATAGCCAGGTTCATCTTCATTTCCAGATAAGGTAGTGCATCTTTCTACCATTGGCATCCATTCTGATAATCTTTTGGTTTGAGACACTAAGCTCCAAACTTGGTCAATAGGTGCACAGATTATGCCACTAATTGAACCATGCCATTTGCCATTTCCAACATCATTATTATTAGCCTCCTGTggaagtaattttttaaaatgatttagCTAATGCATAATAATTGAGGGTACAAATAGAAAGTTATATCATTTCAATActtttttttggtttaattaCTCTTTGATCCTATAGTTTcgcgaaattttcaattaggtccctatactttttttccttttaattgagtctctgtaccaattttttttttcaattaggtccctcttGGTAGTAATTGACTTAATTGTATAAggacccaactaaaaaaaaattggtgcaaggactcaaataaaagaaaaaaaagtgtaagaactaaattgaaaaaaaaaattagtgcatagacccaattaaaaagaaaaaaaagtatagagacataattaaaaatttcgcaaaacaataaaaaccaacagagtaattaaacctattttTTCTTACATCCGTCTTTAAGaggtttttatttatttaaaaatttaattttaatgaacTAATAATACAAATCACTTTACATAATAATTCTTCAAGTAAATACTTAAATAACCTTTAGTATTTGTAAAatatgtttttgttttattggtcattataaaatttattttttggtcTTAGTAAagtttaaaagttatttttctttttaccaCTGTcgctattttattttattttatttttttgctaaCATAAACATTTAACTTAATTACAGTTCAgcacttaaaaaaaaaactaataatagtGATGAAAATAGATAACCTTTAACTTTAATTAactaaaacttttaaaaatatattatggAAACTAAAACCAAAAGTAAGTATAtataaggtttaattactctgtcaGTCTCTATAATttcactaaatttttaattaggtctctatatttttttttctttttaattgagtctttaTATCATATCAGATTTTGTAACTAAACCCTCTACCGTGACAAAAATGTTggaattaatagaatattctaTTAAACTATACAGAATATTCACTCAAACTG
The Arachis stenosperma cultivar V10309 chromosome 7, arast.V10309.gnm1.PFL2, whole genome shotgun sequence genome window above contains:
- the LOC130939452 gene encoding laccase-4-like, which encodes MVVMMMKKMEPRLLAIMFMASLFFPSFVHSLVRHYKFSVVLKNTTKLCSTKSFVTVNGQFPGPTIHAREDDTVIVRVTNHVPYNVTLHWHGIKQFRSGWYDGPAYVTQCPIQPGQSYIYNFTITDQRGTLWWHAHITWLRATVHGAIVILPKRGIPYPFPKPDDEKIIVLGEWWKSDVEAVVDEATKSGGPPNISDAHTINGHPGPVAGCIFQGYTLHVESGKSYLLRIVNAALNDELFFKIAGHKLTVVEADASYVKPFEIDTIFLSPGQTTNVLLTANQPVGKYLIAITPFMDAPIGFDNLTATATLRYKGTPPYSKTMLSTIPAVNATEVTFRFIDSLRSINTNTYPARVPLTIDHDLFFAITVGVNPCDTCLQGIRIASAINNITFVMPTTSLLEANYYNIPGVFTEDFPPRPPMVFDYTGVQPTNLQSNNGTKLYRVKFNSSVQLVLQGTAMIAPENHPFHLHGYNFFVVAQGLGNFDPEKDPLTFNLVDPVERNTIGVPNAGWAAIRFRADNPGVWFLHCHLEVHTTWGLKMAFVVDNGEGPSLFYLWQLVST
- the LOC130939453 gene encoding uncharacterized protein LOC130939453, translated to MEANNNDVGNGKWHGSISGIICAPIDQVWSLVSQTKRLSEWMPMVERCTTLSGNEDEPGYVRLVSGFMFPQQDGDRSWIKEKLVSMDSSTHSYVYRMEACNVGLDGSINSLRLVEYRDNSTLINWSFEINPVEDASEDSIVDYLGFVYKSCINRIEGAIEAASRRSV